Proteins encoded by one window of Chryseobacterium foetidum:
- a CDS encoding cold-shock protein, with protein sequence MQQGTVKFFNDTKGFGFITPSTGGQDVFVHTSGLVDTIRENDVVTFDLQNGAKGVNAVNVKKA encoded by the coding sequence ATGCAACAAGGAACAGTAAAATTCTTTAACGACACCAAAGGATTTGGTTTTATTACACCATCAACAGGAGGTCAGGATGTTTTCGTACACACTTCAGGATTAGTAGACACTATCCGTGAAAATGATGTAGTAACATTTGATTTACAAAACGGAGCAAAAGGCGTTAACGCAGTTAACGTGAAAAAAGCGTAA